One genomic segment of Lysobacter sp. 5GHs7-4 includes these proteins:
- a CDS encoding zinc ribbon domain-containing protein, whose amino-acid sequence MPIYAFQCSACGHSFDRLQKLSDADPTVCPSCGAEAVGRQLTAPQFRLAGGGWYETDFKKDGDKKRNLVDGGSTAGAAKPAETKAEPVKSEPKPAAKPAASSD is encoded by the coding sequence ATGCCCATCTACGCCTTCCAATGCAGCGCCTGCGGGCACAGCTTCGACCGCCTGCAGAAACTGTCCGACGCCGATCCCACCGTCTGCCCGTCCTGCGGCGCCGAGGCGGTCGGCCGTCAGCTGACCGCGCCGCAGTTCCGTCTGGCCGGCGGCGGCTGGTACGAGACCGACTTCAAAAAGGACGGCGACAAGAAGCGCAACCTAGTCGACGGCGGCAGCACGGCCGGCGCGGCCAAGCCCGCCGAAACCAAGGCCGAGCCCGTCAAGAGCGAGCCCAAGCCGGCCGCCAAGCCGGCGGCGTCCTCGGATTGA
- a CDS encoding DUF480 domain-containing protein, translated as MSDTDRPTPASDADGAPEPLLNAVEARIIGCLIEKEATTPDVYPLTLNAIVVACNQKTAREPTMQLEQGEVGNVLRRLEPRGWVKSQHTGRSERYAHRAGALLDLTRPQTALLALLMLRGPQTLNELLTRSERMAKFDNVGDVQYALERLAQHSPPLVRLLGRQSGQREDRYGHLLSGEPVWNAVAGGDADDDHRGSAGSPLSERVAALEARIAELEARLDAVGA; from the coding sequence ATGAGCGATACCGACCGCCCCACTCCCGCCAGCGACGCCGACGGCGCGCCCGAACCGCTGCTCAACGCGGTCGAGGCCCGCATCATCGGCTGCCTGATCGAGAAGGAAGCGACCACGCCCGACGTCTATCCGCTGACCCTCAACGCGATCGTCGTGGCCTGCAACCAGAAGACCGCGCGCGAGCCGACGATGCAGCTGGAGCAAGGCGAAGTCGGCAACGTGCTGCGCCGGCTGGAACCGCGCGGCTGGGTGAAGTCGCAACACACCGGCCGCTCGGAGCGCTATGCCCATCGTGCCGGCGCCCTGCTCGATCTGACCCGGCCGCAGACCGCGCTGCTGGCGCTGCTGATGCTGCGCGGCCCGCAGACCTTGAACGAACTGCTGACGCGCAGCGAGCGCATGGCCAAGTTCGACAACGTCGGCGACGTCCAGTACGCGCTGGAGCGCCTGGCCCAGCATTCGCCGCCGCTGGTGCGGCTGCTGGGCCGTCAGAGCGGCCAGCGCGAGGACCGCTATGGCCACCTGCTCAGCGGCGAGCCGGTCTGGAACGCCGTCGCCGGCGGCGACGCCGACGACGACCACCGCGGCAGCGCCGGCTCGCCCTTGAGCGAGCGCGTCGCCGCGCTGGAAGCGCGTATCGCCGAACTCGAAGCACGGCTGGACGCGGTCGGGGCCTGA
- the ybaL gene encoding YbaL family putative K(+) efflux transporter has translation MHHTSLIAILVAGFVLAFVFGALAQRLRLSPLVGYLIAGIIAGPFTPGFVGDQTLAPQLAEIGVILLMFGVGLHFSMRDLLAVKAIALPGAVVQIGAAALMGWGLARFLGWSHGAGLVFGLALSVASTVVLLRALEERRLVETAKGRIAVGWLIVEDLAMVLALVLLPALAGLLKGEAGDPSEVWAALFKTLAKVGAFVAVMLIVGRRVIPWILERVAGTGSRELFTLCVLAIALGVAFGSAELFGVSFALGAFFAGMLLNESEFSHQAANETLPLRDAFAVLFFVSVGMLFNPMILVEKPLEVVATFAIIVLGKSIAAYAIVRAFGKPNSTALMISASLAQIGEFSFILAGLGLQLEILPPEGQDLILAGALLSIVVNPLLFAWLDRKQAREAAALQEAKTDPVQPTVPADIAGHVILIGYGRVGSELARLLTERQVPVVVIDGEDSLIAKARAAGLPAILGNAVNERVLREAVPERATTVMLAIPQALEAGEIIAKLRAIKPDLSIVARAHSDNEVRHLIEHGADGAVMAERELAHSLAEMVLAAPVYRGARHLPPSTALT, from the coding sequence ATGCATCACACCTCCCTGATCGCGATCCTCGTCGCCGGTTTCGTGCTGGCGTTCGTCTTCGGCGCGCTGGCGCAACGCCTGCGGTTGTCGCCGCTGGTGGGCTATTTGATCGCGGGCATCATCGCCGGGCCGTTCACGCCCGGCTTCGTCGGCGACCAGACCCTGGCGCCGCAGCTGGCCGAGATCGGCGTGATCCTGCTGATGTTCGGCGTCGGCCTGCATTTCTCGATGCGCGACCTGCTGGCGGTGAAAGCCATCGCCCTGCCCGGCGCGGTGGTGCAGATCGGCGCCGCGGCGCTGATGGGCTGGGGCCTGGCGCGATTCCTGGGCTGGTCGCACGGCGCCGGCCTGGTGTTCGGCCTGGCCCTGTCGGTGGCCAGTACGGTGGTGCTGCTGCGCGCGCTGGAGGAACGGCGCCTGGTGGAAACCGCCAAGGGCCGGATCGCGGTGGGCTGGCTGATCGTCGAGGACCTGGCGATGGTGCTGGCGCTGGTGCTGCTGCCGGCGCTGGCCGGGCTGCTCAAGGGCGAGGCCGGCGACCCCAGCGAGGTCTGGGCGGCGCTGTTCAAGACCCTGGCCAAGGTCGGCGCCTTCGTCGCGGTGATGCTGATCGTCGGCCGCCGCGTCATTCCCTGGATCCTCGAACGCGTCGCCGGCACCGGCTCGCGCGAACTGTTCACCCTGTGCGTGCTGGCGATCGCGCTGGGCGTGGCGTTCGGCTCGGCCGAGCTGTTCGGCGTGTCGTTCGCGCTGGGCGCGTTCTTCGCCGGCATGCTGCTCAACGAATCCGAGTTCAGCCACCAGGCCGCCAACGAGACCCTGCCGCTGCGCGACGCGTTCGCGGTGCTGTTCTTCGTCTCGGTGGGCATGCTGTTCAACCCGATGATCCTGGTCGAGAAGCCGCTGGAAGTGGTGGCCACCTTCGCCATCATCGTGCTGGGCAAATCGATCGCCGCCTACGCCATCGTGCGCGCGTTCGGCAAACCCAATTCCACCGCGCTGATGATCTCGGCCAGCCTGGCCCAGATCGGCGAGTTCTCCTTCATCCTCGCCGGCCTCGGCCTGCAGTTGGAAATTCTGCCGCCGGAGGGCCAGGACCTGATCCTGGCCGGCGCGCTGCTGTCGATCGTGGTCAATCCGCTGCTGTTCGCCTGGCTGGACCGCAAGCAGGCGCGCGAAGCGGCCGCGCTGCAGGAAGCCAAGACCGATCCGGTGCAGCCGACCGTGCCGGCCGACATCGCCGGCCACGTGATCCTGATCGGCTACGGCCGCGTCGGCAGCGAGCTGGCGCGCCTGCTGACCGAACGCCAGGTGCCGGTGGTGGTCATCGACGGCGAGGACAGCCTGATCGCCAAGGCGCGCGCCGCCGGCCTGCCGGCGATCCTGGGCAACGCGGTCAACGAACGCGTGCTGCGCGAGGCCGTGCCCGAGCGCGCGACCACGGTGATGCTGGCGATCCCGCAGGCGCTGGAAGCCGGCGAGATCATCGCCAAGCTGCGCGCGATCAAGCCCGATCTGAGCATCGTCGCGCGCGCCCACAGCGACAACGAAGTGCGCCACCTGATCGAGCACGGCGCCGACGGCGCGGTGATGGCCGAGCGCGAGCTCGCGCACAGCCTGGCCGAAATGGTGCTGGCCGCGCCCGTCTATCGCGGCGCACGCCACCTGCCGCCCTCCACCGCGCTCACCTGA
- a CDS encoding AraC family transcriptional regulator: protein MAFVDDSDRPAPAADRVRADTRESYRRRIERAVALIECAIVHGEEPPELSRLAEAAAFSPYHFHRIYRAMTGETSGQTVARLRLLQSLRLLAGAAGSITDTALAVGYQTPQAFSRAFRQGLGGTPSELRAEPERLRREIERLARPPGAADSGAPLQVEVVDVDPVQVLALRVNGGYPQQNHGYVRLFGWAAERERMEQLCGLYGVPWDDRRDVPAPDCAFDCMIALDAPFEVDGDEFRREILGGGRYARLRHVGPFDGLEALTDALLAQWLPDSGERLRDAPLHHHYLDDPDETPAALLRTDIFLPLRDREVA, encoded by the coding sequence ATGGCCTTCGTCGACGACTCCGACCGTCCCGCGCCTGCCGCCGATCGCGTGCGCGCCGACACCCGCGAAAGCTATCGGCGCCGCATCGAACGCGCGGTGGCCTTGATCGAGTGCGCGATCGTGCACGGCGAGGAACCGCCCGAGCTTTCGCGCCTGGCCGAAGCGGCCGCGTTCTCGCCGTACCATTTCCATCGCATCTATCGCGCCATGACCGGCGAAACCAGCGGCCAGACCGTGGCCCGGCTGCGCTTGCTGCAAAGCCTGCGTCTGCTCGCGGGCGCCGCCGGCAGCATCACCGACACCGCGCTCGCGGTCGGCTATCAGACGCCGCAGGCGTTCAGCCGCGCGTTCCGCCAGGGCCTGGGCGGAACGCCCAGCGAACTGCGCGCCGAGCCCGAACGCCTGCGCCGCGAGATCGAGCGTCTCGCGCGCCCGCCGGGCGCCGCGGACAGCGGCGCGCCGCTGCAGGTCGAGGTGGTCGATGTCGACCCGGTGCAGGTGCTGGCCTTGCGCGTAAACGGTGGCTACCCGCAGCAGAACCACGGCTACGTGCGCCTGTTCGGCTGGGCGGCCGAGCGCGAACGCATGGAACAGCTCTGCGGCTTATACGGCGTGCCTTGGGACGATCGCCGCGATGTGCCCGCGCCGGACTGCGCCTTCGACTGCATGATCGCCTTGGACGCGCCGTTCGAAGTCGACGGCGACGAATTCCGCCGCGAGATCCTCGGCGGCGGCCGCTATGCGCGGCTGCGCCATGTCGGCCCCTTCGACGGCCTGGAGGCGCTCACCGACGCGCTGCTCGCGCAGTGGCTGCCCGACAGCGGCGAGCGCCTGCGCGATGCGCCGCTGCATCACCACTACCTGGACGATCCCGACGAAACGCCGGCGGCGCTGCTGCGCACCGACATCTTTCTGCCGTTGCGCGATCGCGAGGTTGCGTAG
- a CDS encoding ABC-F family ATP-binding cassette domain-containing protein produces the protein MIAFRDFALRRGERLLLSKVDLTLQAGWRIGVIGRNGTGKSSLFAAIQGELESDLGNLDMPARVRMASVAQETPALDDPALDFVLSGDANVYSVLMAERAAVEREDWEAVAEAHHRLEELNGYDATARAGKLLHGLGFSPDTHERAVKEFSGGWRVRLNLARALMTPSDLLLLDEPTNHLDLDAVLWLEQWLLKYPGTLMLISHDREFLDEVTTHTLHLHDGKAKLYTGDYTAFERQRAEHLRLQQITHEKAQAERAHLQSFIDRFSASAAKAKQAQSRVKRLAKMAGTEAVRAERVLRIDFPEPLKLPHALLRLMHADCGYGDHTVLDQVGFILEAGDRVALLGPNGAGKSTLVKSLVGEIELLSGERGGHPDLRIGYFAQHTVESLREGTTAIDHLADIAPGVATQQLRDFLGKWNFPGDRAFEKVDSFSGGERARLALALIAWRRPNVLLLDEPTNHLDLDMREALAEALSSFNGAIVLVSHDRHLIGLVCDTFWRVADGVAQPFDGDLDAYAVWLRTRDSSNDGKAAAKAIAAAAANVVPETPPSKPRAKVNPHKLAQAEARVAELESKLRTLDMDLADPTKYAGGGDNAAELARKREAVAAELAQAEAEWLALYDAA, from the coding sequence ATGATTGCTTTCCGTGATTTCGCCCTCCGGCGCGGCGAACGCCTGCTCCTGTCCAAAGTCGACCTGACCCTGCAAGCGGGTTGGCGCATCGGCGTGATCGGCCGTAACGGCACCGGCAAGTCCTCGCTGTTCGCGGCGATCCAGGGCGAGCTGGAGTCCGACCTGGGCAACCTGGACATGCCCGCGCGCGTGCGCATGGCCAGCGTGGCCCAGGAAACCCCGGCCCTGGACGACCCGGCGCTGGACTTCGTCCTGTCCGGCGACGCCAACGTGTACTCGGTGTTGATGGCCGAACGCGCCGCGGTCGAGCGCGAGGACTGGGAGGCCGTGGCCGAGGCCCATCACCGGCTGGAAGAGCTCAACGGCTACGACGCCACCGCGCGCGCCGGCAAGCTGCTGCACGGCCTGGGCTTCTCGCCGGACACCCACGAGCGCGCGGTCAAGGAGTTCTCCGGCGGCTGGCGCGTGCGCCTGAACCTGGCGCGCGCGCTGATGACGCCGTCGGACCTGTTGCTGCTGGACGAGCCCACCAACCACCTCGACCTCGACGCGGTGCTGTGGCTGGAGCAGTGGCTGCTCAAGTATCCGGGCACCCTGATGCTGATCTCGCACGACCGCGAGTTCCTCGACGAGGTCACCACCCACACCCTGCACCTGCACGACGGCAAGGCCAAGCTCTACACCGGCGATTACACCGCGTTCGAGCGCCAGCGCGCCGAACATCTGCGCCTGCAGCAGATCACCCACGAAAAGGCGCAGGCCGAGCGCGCGCACCTGCAGAGCTTCATCGACCGCTTCAGCGCCAGCGCCGCCAAGGCCAAGCAGGCGCAGTCGCGGGTCAAGCGCCTGGCCAAGATGGCCGGCACCGAGGCGGTGCGCGCCGAACGCGTGCTGCGCATCGATTTCCCCGAGCCGCTGAAGCTGCCGCATGCGCTGCTGCGCCTGATGCATGCCGACTGCGGCTATGGCGACCACACCGTGCTCGACCAGGTCGGCTTCATCCTGGAAGCCGGCGACCGCGTCGCCCTGCTGGGCCCGAACGGCGCCGGCAAATCGACCCTGGTGAAGTCGCTGGTCGGCGAGATCGAGTTGCTCAGCGGCGAGCGCGGCGGCCATCCGGACCTGCGTATCGGCTACTTCGCCCAGCACACGGTGGAATCGCTGCGCGAGGGCACCACCGCGATCGACCATCTGGCCGACATCGCGCCGGGCGTGGCCACGCAGCAGCTGCGCGACTTCCTGGGCAAGTGGAATTTCCCCGGCGATCGCGCCTTCGAGAAGGTCGATTCCTTCTCCGGCGGCGAGCGCGCGCGCCTGGCGCTGGCCTTGATCGCCTGGCGCCGCCCGAACGTGCTGTTGCTCGACGAGCCCACCAACCACCTCGACCTGGACATGCGCGAGGCGCTGGCCGAGGCGCTGAGCAGCTTCAATGGCGCGATCGTGCTGGTCTCGCACGACCGCCATCTGATCGGCCTGGTCTGCGACACGTTCTGGCGCGTCGCCGACGGCGTCGCTCAGCCGTTCGACGGCGACCTCGACGCTTACGCGGTGTGGCTGCGCACCCGCGACAGCAGCAACGACGGCAAGGCCGCGGCCAAGGCGATCGCCGCCGCGGCCGCCAACGTGGTGCCGGAAACGCCGCCGAGCAAGCCGCGCGCCAAGGTCAATCCGCACAAGCTGGCCCAGGCCGAGGCGCGCGTGGCCGAGTTGGAATCCAAGCTGCGCACGCTGGACATGGACTTGGCCGATCCGACCAAGTACGCCGGCGGCGGCGACAACGCCGCCGAGCTGGCGCGCAAGCGCGAGGCGGTGGCGGCCGAGTTGGCTCAGGCCGAGGCGGAGTGGTTGGCGCTGTACGACGCGGCTTGA
- a CDS encoding NHL repeat-containing protein, which translates to MSRNLWLGLAIGLTVAALAATYVYEPSIVLKPAAPKVTPLGWAAQVELRAGDGVQGLRDGAAAQARFADPYGLALGRDGSLYVADAGDNNRIRILRADGSVSTLAGSDEGFRDGVGAAAAFDTPSGLALDAAGNLYVADTGNHAIRKITPQGAVSTLAGDGQAGYLDGPGATARFNGPTGIAVDPQGRVYIADTYNDRIRVIGNDGQVRTLAGGDRPGYQDGPGALARFDTPTGLALDRHGRVLVADLRNDAIRRIGLDGAVSTLLEGTPEGPPDTLRRPLSVAVTHDGVIYIGEMARGRVLQLGMDRSVHTINGAGTWQRFARPSALVLAPDDSLYVADALGYRVHRLAPLKAGVAPVASAVGPSPMNPLPRSEGRWPLAPQNAWHEVVGTLGEVRGDGNGEARHHLHDGLDIAGDVGQRVLAIADAKVSSPHATWGLGQLGEGMGLDTLSYIHMRVGRDARGDSLDPVRFQTVMREDGELGRVRVLRGTRFRVGDALGTINAMAHVHLIVGVSGYQRNAIGLGFLGYADHHAPQIERVALLDDAAQPLEQREQGRVLVSRALPGVQIVVDAWDQVDRNQARRRLGLYALGYQWLDAAGTPMPGYETPRSNIQFDRMPSEDEATKVVYADGSGVTVHGNAITRFRYVLTNTARDGKLATGLWVPTELPPGDYTLRITAKDYSGNVAGAKRDLEVRLQ; encoded by the coding sequence ATGTCCCGAAATCTCTGGCTCGGCCTGGCGATCGGCCTCACCGTCGCCGCGTTGGCCGCCACCTACGTCTACGAACCCAGCATCGTGCTGAAACCGGCCGCGCCCAAAGTCACGCCGCTGGGCTGGGCCGCGCAGGTGGAGCTGCGCGCCGGCGACGGCGTGCAGGGCTTGCGCGACGGCGCCGCCGCGCAGGCGCGCTTCGCCGATCCCTACGGGCTGGCGCTGGGCCGCGACGGCAGCTTGTACGTCGCCGATGCCGGCGACAACAACCGCATCCGCATCCTCCGCGCCGACGGCAGCGTGAGCACGTTGGCCGGTTCCGACGAAGGCTTCCGCGACGGCGTCGGCGCCGCGGCGGCGTTCGACACGCCGTCCGGACTGGCCCTGGACGCGGCCGGCAATCTCTACGTCGCCGACACCGGCAACCACGCGATCCGCAAGATCACGCCGCAGGGCGCGGTCAGCACCCTGGCCGGCGACGGCCAGGCGGGCTACCTCGACGGTCCGGGTGCGACCGCCCGCTTCAACGGCCCAACCGGCATCGCGGTAGACCCGCAGGGGCGGGTCTACATCGCCGACACCTACAACGACCGCATCCGCGTGATCGGCAACGACGGCCAGGTGCGCACGCTGGCCGGCGGCGACCGTCCCGGCTACCAGGACGGTCCCGGCGCGCTCGCGCGTTTCGATACCCCGACCGGGCTGGCGCTGGACCGCCACGGCCGCGTGCTGGTCGCCGACCTGCGCAACGACGCGATCCGGCGGATCGGCCTGGACGGCGCGGTCAGCACCCTGCTCGAAGGCACGCCCGAGGGTCCGCCGGATACCTTGCGACGTCCGCTGAGCGTGGCCGTCACCCACGACGGCGTGATCTACATCGGCGAAATGGCGCGCGGCCGCGTGCTGCAGCTGGGTATGGACCGCAGCGTGCACACCATAAACGGCGCGGGCACCTGGCAGCGTTTCGCGCGGCCGTCGGCGCTGGTGCTGGCGCCCGACGACAGCCTGTACGTGGCCGATGCGCTGGGCTACCGCGTGCACCGGCTGGCGCCGCTCAAGGCCGGCGTCGCGCCGGTCGCCAGCGCGGTCGGCCCGTCGCCGATGAACCCCCTGCCGCGCAGCGAAGGCCGCTGGCCGCTGGCGCCGCAGAACGCCTGGCACGAAGTGGTCGGCACCCTGGGCGAGGTGCGCGGCGACGGCAACGGCGAGGCGCGCCATCATCTGCACGACGGCCTCGACATCGCCGGCGACGTCGGCCAGCGCGTGCTGGCGATCGCCGACGCCAAGGTCAGCAGCCCGCACGCGACCTGGGGCCTGGGGCAGTTGGGCGAAGGCATGGGCCTGGACACGCTGAGCTACATCCACATGCGCGTCGGCCGCGACGCGCGCGGCGATTCGCTGGACCCGGTCCGCTTCCAGACCGTGATGCGCGAGGACGGCGAGCTGGGCCGCGTGCGGGTGTTGCGCGGCACGCGCTTCCGCGTCGGCGACGCCTTGGGCACGATCAACGCGATGGCCCATGTGCATTTGATCGTCGGCGTCAGCGGCTACCAGCGCAACGCGATCGGCCTGGGTTTCCTTGGCTATGCCGACCATCACGCGCCGCAGATCGAACGCGTCGCGCTGCTGGACGATGCGGCGCAACCGCTGGAACAGCGCGAGCAAGGCCGCGTGCTGGTATCGCGCGCCCTGCCCGGCGTGCAGATCGTGGTCGACGCCTGGGACCAGGTCGACCGCAACCAGGCGCGGCGCCGGCTAGGCCTGTACGCGCTGGGCTACCAATGGCTGGACGCGGCGGGCACGCCGATGCCGGGCTACGAAACGCCGCGCAGCAACATCCAGTTCGACCGCATGCCGTCCGAGGACGAGGCGACCAAGGTGGTCTACGCCGACGGCAGCGGCGTCACCGTGCACGGCAACGCGATCACCCGCTTCCGCTACGTGCTGACCAATACCGCGCGCGACGGCAAGCTCGCCACGGGCCTGTGGGTACCGACCGAGCTGCCGCCGGGGGATTACACGCTGCGCATCACCGCCAAGGATTACAGCGGCAATGTGGCGGGGGCAAAGCGCGATTTGGAAGTGCGTTTGCAGTGA